One Psychrosphaera aestuarii DNA window includes the following coding sequences:
- a CDS encoding 7TM diverse intracellular signaling domain-containing protein — MRNIYQYGLIAIVLVFVMSLVYSSVSTFYALDGLRISDSELTTHIDKSWATSEIDTDQTFYIKNLNYQRFSKTINWGFDDRVFYYRYVISNLSSLDQRYTVYFDNPTIDSIYVYKQDRDTVRYVSRFGDGYEEQSRLNNRNTSSELLVPANSQKTIYFKTQTTGSAFLPLLVFKTEDFSRYKTAIYMVWGAFIGSAIVMTLYNIILYAGTRENIYLYYIGYVCVFLLQLGTLHGFNVYLVHDSIYYLLSNNINVLNCILCFFTLSLALHFLKLNKSGYSVVRFTHAFKYLLLLASVIFLFLKESTAAIPFFFLQAFTYALVIALLAMSFREHIHWTKFYIISWFPLFLGAAIGSLMFAGQLDYSFWNRHALLLGVLTEMSLISMALVQRLRATEQVRLYETTHDQLLGIANRSLFQKRVDELRLDKTVFDFSVLTFSVHRYSSIKTYLQGSLLKSATLIFLKNIEELLSLDLMIIEIDPSSEAKSAANIKEGVFAFLVISNDVVLLDAVLKKLADQQPVTVKLDELDIEVNFNFNIVVTSYQNSSYKTIDLIDDTLKAIDIAHAKNLSICILDKSLRKDIAKVKSQTLYVQDTASVSKIEYLFQPQIDIKKKKCIGAEIMPFICNKQTGQSEPVRTSDFTNSLSLSTTIIENLLEQACVHLKSVRRHTNGSVYTLTIKLCLNELDLDRFVKVIKRKISTHEVDANQFVLELTCNDTDVNDAFLLPNIKQLETHGFLLSTNFSTVSTMISYKLFPMMYIRFGPGSIMETKEGEINHNRILAVTAFIKTLANKVLLELSIEDFYSIDFIDNENLVVQSCALAQPMQQEQYLLFLDKYNRKESE; from the coding sequence TTGAGAAATATTTATCAATACGGCCTTATAGCAATCGTTTTAGTATTTGTGATGTCACTTGTTTATAGCAGTGTTTCTACGTTTTATGCGTTAGATGGATTAAGAATAAGTGATAGTGAATTAACAACACATATCGATAAGTCATGGGCTACCAGTGAAATAGACACTGATCAAACGTTTTATATTAAAAACTTAAATTATCAACGCTTCAGTAAAACAATAAATTGGGGCTTTGATGATAGAGTATTTTACTACCGTTATGTAATTTCTAATTTGTCGTCGCTAGACCAACGTTATACTGTGTACTTTGACAATCCGACAATCGATAGTATTTATGTCTACAAGCAGGATAGAGACACCGTTAGATATGTTTCACGGTTTGGTGATGGCTACGAAGAACAATCGAGACTCAACAATAGAAACACAAGTAGTGAGCTTTTAGTTCCAGCAAATAGTCAGAAAACAATATATTTTAAAACACAAACTACGGGCTCAGCATTTCTGCCACTACTAGTTTTCAAGACAGAAGATTTTTCACGATACAAAACTGCAATTTACATGGTTTGGGGAGCTTTTATTGGCTCTGCTATTGTCATGACGCTCTACAACATTATTTTGTATGCCGGAACACGAGAAAATATTTATTTATATTACATCGGATACGTTTGTGTGTTTCTGTTGCAGCTCGGTACTCTACATGGGTTTAATGTGTATCTAGTCCATGATTCAATATATTACTTATTATCAAATAATATTAATGTCTTAAACTGCATTCTTTGTTTTTTCACACTGTCTTTAGCTTTACATTTTTTAAAACTAAACAAGTCTGGTTATTCAGTTGTAAGATTCACACATGCTTTTAAATATTTGTTACTTTTAGCGTCGGTTATTTTTCTATTTTTAAAAGAGTCGACTGCGGCAATACCTTTTTTCTTTCTACAAGCTTTTACCTATGCTCTCGTAATTGCGTTATTGGCAATGTCCTTTCGTGAGCATATACATTGGACGAAATTTTATATCATTTCGTGGTTCCCATTGTTTCTAGGAGCTGCAATTGGCTCTCTTATGTTTGCTGGGCAACTAGACTACTCTTTTTGGAATAGGCATGCGCTCTTGTTGGGTGTCCTTACCGAAATGTCATTAATTTCTATGGCACTTGTACAAAGGTTAAGGGCTACCGAACAGGTCAGGTTATATGAGACCACCCATGACCAATTACTTGGAATTGCAAACAGAAGTCTTTTCCAAAAGCGTGTAGATGAATTGAGACTGGATAAAACAGTTTTTGATTTTTCAGTTTTAACCTTTTCAGTACATAGATATTCTTCTATTAAAACCTATCTACAAGGTAGCCTACTAAAATCAGCGACGTTAATATTTTTAAAAAATATAGAAGAACTTTTGAGCTTAGATCTGATGATAATTGAAATAGATCCATCATCTGAAGCAAAGTCTGCGGCAAACATAAAGGAAGGGGTGTTTGCGTTTTTAGTTATAAGCAACGATGTTGTATTATTGGATGCAGTGTTAAAAAAACTCGCGGATCAGCAGCCAGTAACGGTTAAGTTAGATGAACTTGATATTGAAGTTAATTTTAACTTTAATATTGTCGTTACCTCATATCAAAATAGCTCATACAAAACGATTGACCTTATTGATGACACGCTAAAAGCGATAGACATAGCTCACGCTAAAAACTTATCTATATGTATACTCGATAAATCACTTAGAAAAGACATCGCAAAAGTCAAAAGCCAAACTCTTTATGTACAAGACACAGCATCTGTTTCAAAAATCGAATATTTATTCCAACCACAAATTGATATCAAAAAGAAAAAGTGTATAGGCGCAGAAATTATGCCGTTTATTTGTAATAAACAAACCGGTCAGTCAGAGCCCGTTCGGACTTCAGATTTTACAAATAGCCTAAGCTTATCAACCACAATAATTGAAAATTTATTAGAACAAGCCTGTGTGCACTTAAAATCTGTACGGCGACACACAAATGGATCAGTGTACACCTTAACGATTAAGCTGTGTTTAAACGAACTAGATTTAGATAGATTTGTTAAAGTAATAAAGCGGAAAATAAGTACTCATGAAGTCGATGCGAACCAATTTGTTTTGGAGTTGACTTGCAATGATACAGACGTTAACGACGCTTTTCTTTTGCCCAACATCAAACAATTAGAGACGCATGGCTTTTTATTAAGTACAAATTTCAGCACGGTTTCGACGATGATAAGTTATAAATTATTTCCAATGATGTATATTCGTTTCGGGCCTGGCTCTATAATGGAGACGAAAGAAGGTGAAATTAATCATAATAGAATTCTAGCAGTCACCGCGTTTATTAAAACACTAGCAAATAAAGTATTACTTGAGTTATCAATAGAAGACTTTTACTCGATAGACTTTATTGATAATGAAAACTTAGTGGTACAGAGTTGTGCGCTAGCTCAGCCGATGCAGCAGGAACAGTACCTGCTATTTCTAGATAAATATAACAGGAAAGAAAGTGAATAA
- a CDS encoding YchJ family protein — protein MSFSCPCNLKSAHCVCNDLINGSLVAETPLDLMRSRYVAFATGECEYLFETSSQKLKAELSVKELHTACQNCDFTNLEIINAENDTVEFKADFIADGYLQQIYEKSLFIKENGEWKYDSGELFDVPIIKIERNDKCPCGSNQKFKKCHGK, from the coding sequence ATGTCTTTTTCTTGTCCCTGCAATTTAAAGTCTGCACATTGTGTTTGTAACGATCTTATAAATGGGTCTTTAGTCGCAGAAACACCTTTAGACTTAATGCGTTCTCGTTATGTAGCTTTTGCCACTGGTGAATGTGAGTATCTATTCGAAACAAGCTCGCAAAAATTGAAAGCCGAACTTAGTGTTAAAGAATTACATACTGCTTGTCAAAATTGTGACTTTACAAACTTAGAAATTATTAACGCTGAAAATGACACGGTGGAATTTAAAGCGGACTTTATTGCCGATGGTTACTTACAGCAGATTTATGAAAAGTCGTTATTCATAAAAGAAAACGGTGAATGGAAATATGATTCAGGTGAGTTGTTTGATGTTCCTATTATCAAAATAGAGCGTAATGACAAGTGCCCATGTGGATCAAACCAAAAATTTAAAAAATGTCACGGAAAGTAA